In Myripristis murdjan chromosome 9, fMyrMur1.1, whole genome shotgun sequence, the following proteins share a genomic window:
- the elovl7a gene encoding elongation of very long chain fatty acids protein 7a — protein sequence MEMSNIKSSVALLYDGFIQNADSRTENWLLMSSPLPQTLIIAAYIYFVTSLGPRIMENRKAFDLKGVLVLYNFGVVALSLYMCYEFVMSGWGTGYSFQCDLVDYSDSPQAMRMAAVCWLYYFSKFIEMWDTIFFVLRKKNSQVTFLHVYHHSIMPFTWWFGVRFAPGGLGTFHALINCVVHVIMYTYYGLTAMGPNYQKYLWWKKYLTTIQLIQFVIVTSHICQYFFMKDCPYEFPIFIYIIASYGLIFLFLFLNFWYHAYTKGKRLPKVLQAQTWAHHTNGVMNGNANEHYKDE from the exons ATGGAAATGAGTAATATAAAGTCTTCAGTCGCACTACTGTATGATGGGTTCATTCAAAATGCAG ACTCCAGGACAGAGAACTGGTTGCTCATGTCATCACCTCTTCCTCAAACCCTCATCATCGCAGCATACATCTACTTTGTCACATCACTGGGGCCTCGGATAATGGAGAATCGCAAAGCCTTTGACCTTAAAGGAGTCCTCGTACTCTACAACTTTGGTGTGGTGGCCCTCTCACTCTACATGTGCTATGAG TTTGTCATGTCAGGATGGGGTACAGGATATTCCTTTCAGTGTGATCTGGTTGACTACTCTGATTCACCACAAGCTATGAGG ATGGCAGCAGTATGCTGGCTTTACTACTTCTCAAAATTCATTGAAATGTGGGACACG ATCTTCTTTGtgctgaggaagaaaaacagccaGGTGACATTCCTCCATGTCTACCATCACTCAATCATGCCCTTCACCTGGTGGTTTGGTGTTCGTTTTGCTCCAG GTGGTCTGGGAACATTCCACGCCCTGATCAACTGTGTCGTTCATGTCATCATGTACACGTACTACGGTCTGACTGCCATGGGACCCAACTACCAGAAGTACCTGTGGTGGAAGAAATACCTCACTACCATCCAGCTG ATCCAGTTTGTCATCGTTACCAGCCACATCTGCCAGTATTTCTTCATGAAGGACTGCCCATACGAGTTCCCCATCTTTATCTACATCATCGCGTCGTATGGCCtgattttcctgtttctcttcctcAACTTCTGGTACCACGCCTACACAAAGGGCAAGAGGCTTCCCAAGGTACTGCAGGCTCAGACATGGGCGCACCACACCAATGGAGTCATGAACGGCAATGCCAATGAGCACTACAAAGACGAGTGA
- the ercc8 gene encoding DNA excision repair protein ERCC-8 isoform X2, which yields MLSGGADGVIVIYDLENYTGKPQYTCKATCTVGRSNQHVHKFSVETVQWYPHDTGMFVSSSFDKTMKVWDTETLRPAEVFQFDGNVYCHHMSPIARKHSLIAVGTKNPKIQLCDLKSGSSIHVLQGHRAEILSVRWSPRYEHILATASADSRVKVWDVRRASGSLFTLDQHNGDKSKASSEAVNTAHNGRVNGLCFTGDGLYLLTTGTDDRMRLWNSATGENTLVNYGKVCNESRKGLKFTLSHGCSPEFVFVPCGSSVAVYALHTGELVTMLRGHYNSVDCCEFHPDYQELYSGGKDCNILAWVPVLRSPDTEEESKDAKKGAVGQSSVNPVFQDTWSSDED from the exons ATGTTGTCTGGAGGAGCAGATGGGGTTATAGTCATCTATGACCTGGAGAACTACACTGGAAAACCGCAGTACACCTGCAAGGCAACCTGCACAGTAGGCAG GTCCAATCAGCATGTCCACAAATTCAGTGTAGAGACAGTCCAGTGGTATCCTCATGACACCGGGATGTTTGTCTCCAGTTCCTTTGACAAAACCATGAAGGTGTGGGACACAGAGACGCTGAGG CCTGCTGAAGTCTTCCAGTTCGACGGAAATGTCTACTGCCACCACATGTCCCCCATCGCCAGGAAACACAGCCTtattgcag TTGGCACCAAAAATCCCAAAATACAGCTGTGTGACCTGAAGTCTGGCTCAAGTATTCATGTTCTTCAGG GTCACAGAGCGGAGATCCTGTCTGTGCGGTGGTCACCCAGATACGAGCACATCTTGGCCACTGCCAG TGCAGATAGCAGGGTGAAAGTGTGGGATGTGCGTCGGGCCTCTGGCAGCCTCTTCACTCTGGACCAGCACAACGGAGACAAGTCAaaagcctcctctgaagcag TGAACACAGCCCATAATGGCAGAGTGAATGGCCTATGCTTCACTGGAGATGGTCTCTACCTGCTCACTACGGGGACCGATGACCGTATGCGGTTATGGAATAGTGCTACAGGAGAAAATACACTG GTGAATTATGGGAAGGTTTGCAACGAGAGCCGTAAAGGGCTAAAGTTCACCCTGTCGCACGGCTGCAGCccagagtttgtgtttgtgccatgTGGCAGCTCGGTGGCAGTGTATGCCCTCCACACAGGTGAGCTGGTCACCATGCTCAGAGGGCACTACAACAGCGTTGACTGCTGTGAGTTTCACCCAGACTACCAG GAGCTGTACAGTGGAGGTAAAGACTGCAACATCTTGGCATGGGTTCCTGTCCTCCGCTCcccagacacagaggaagagtcAAAAGACGCAAAGAAG GGTGCAGTTGGCCAGTCTTCAGTGAACCCAGTCTTCCAGGACACGTGGAGCAGTGATGAAGACTAA
- the ercc8 gene encoding DNA excision repair protein ERCC-8 isoform X1 produces MLGFLTARQAGLDDPLRLRRAESTRRVLSLQLNHDRDVDRIHGNGINTIDIEVIEGRYMLSGGADGVIVIYDLENYTGKPQYTCKATCTVGRSNQHVHKFSVETVQWYPHDTGMFVSSSFDKTMKVWDTETLRPAEVFQFDGNVYCHHMSPIARKHSLIAVGTKNPKIQLCDLKSGSSIHVLQGHRAEILSVRWSPRYEHILATASADSRVKVWDVRRASGSLFTLDQHNGDKSKASSEAVNTAHNGRVNGLCFTGDGLYLLTTGTDDRMRLWNSATGENTLVNYGKVCNESRKGLKFTLSHGCSPEFVFVPCGSSVAVYALHTGELVTMLRGHYNSVDCCEFHPDYQELYSGGKDCNILAWVPVLRSPDTEEESKDAKKGAVGQSSVNPVFQDTWSSDED; encoded by the exons atgttGGGGTTTCTCACTGCCAGGCAGGCTGGTCTCGACGATCCGCTGCGCCTGAGACGCGCAGAGTCAacgaggag GGTCCTCAGTCTGCAGCTGAATCATGACAGAGATGTGGACAGAATCCACGGCAATGGCATTAACACCATAGACATTGAGGTGATAGAGGGCAGATA TATGTTGTCTGGAGGAGCAGATGGGGTTATAGTCATCTATGACCTGGAGAACTACACTGGAAAACCGCAGTACACCTGCAAGGCAACCTGCACAGTAGGCAG GTCCAATCAGCATGTCCACAAATTCAGTGTAGAGACAGTCCAGTGGTATCCTCATGACACCGGGATGTTTGTCTCCAGTTCCTTTGACAAAACCATGAAGGTGTGGGACACAGAGACGCTGAGG CCTGCTGAAGTCTTCCAGTTCGACGGAAATGTCTACTGCCACCACATGTCCCCCATCGCCAGGAAACACAGCCTtattgcag TTGGCACCAAAAATCCCAAAATACAGCTGTGTGACCTGAAGTCTGGCTCAAGTATTCATGTTCTTCAGG GTCACAGAGCGGAGATCCTGTCTGTGCGGTGGTCACCCAGATACGAGCACATCTTGGCCACTGCCAG TGCAGATAGCAGGGTGAAAGTGTGGGATGTGCGTCGGGCCTCTGGCAGCCTCTTCACTCTGGACCAGCACAACGGAGACAAGTCAaaagcctcctctgaagcag TGAACACAGCCCATAATGGCAGAGTGAATGGCCTATGCTTCACTGGAGATGGTCTCTACCTGCTCACTACGGGGACCGATGACCGTATGCGGTTATGGAATAGTGCTACAGGAGAAAATACACTG GTGAATTATGGGAAGGTTTGCAACGAGAGCCGTAAAGGGCTAAAGTTCACCCTGTCGCACGGCTGCAGCccagagtttgtgtttgtgccatgTGGCAGCTCGGTGGCAGTGTATGCCCTCCACACAGGTGAGCTGGTCACCATGCTCAGAGGGCACTACAACAGCGTTGACTGCTGTGAGTTTCACCCAGACTACCAG GAGCTGTACAGTGGAGGTAAAGACTGCAACATCTTGGCATGGGTTCCTGTCCTCCGCTCcccagacacagaggaagagtcAAAAGACGCAAAGAAG GGTGCAGTTGGCCAGTCTTCAGTGAACCCAGTCTTCCAGGACACGTGGAGCAGTGATGAAGACTAA
- the ndufaf2 gene encoding NADH dehydrogenase [ubiquinone] 1 alpha subcomplex assembly factor 2, whose amino-acid sequence MSRVAGLLRRVFGVAREHVGTDHLGNKYYIIPEQKTWTGRVVRAKRMVVAANPTEYQYMEGSIPLEWDAWIRGRRKEPPSIEELLKNERYREEIKVKAKDVEEKDTAVRAKEYAEGLVATPSQTVAKGHAAATSFGKPQISEEPTSTANTFQPGSWMPNKK is encoded by the exons atgagcagGGTCGCAGGCCTGTTGCGGAGGGTGTTTGGAGTAGCCCGTGAACATGTTGGCACGGATCATTTaggaaataaatattacataatCCCTGAACAGAAGACTTGGACAG GAAGGGTTGTCCGTGCCAAGCGGATGGTAGTGGCAGCCAATCCTACAGAATATCAATATATGGAAGGCAGCATTCCACTGGAGTGGGATG cTTGGATCCGAGGCAGACGCAAGGAGCCCCCCTCCATCGAG GAGCTGCTGAAGAATGAGCGCTACAGAGAAGAAATCAAGGTGAAGGCCAAGGATGTGGAGGAGAAAGATACAGCAGTACGAGCAAAGGAGTACGCAGAAGGTCTTGTGGCCACTCCCTCACAGACTGTAGCCAAGGGCCACGCGGCTGCAACTAGTTTTGGCAAGCCACAGATCAGTGAGGAGCCCACCAGCACGGCAAACACATTCCAGCCTGGCTCCTGGATGCCCAACAAGAAATAG
- the smim15 gene encoding small integral membrane protein 15, translating into MIDLRAWAEYVVEWAAKDPYGFLTTVILALTPLFIASALLSWKLAKMIEARDREQKKKQKRQENIAKAKRAKRD; encoded by the coding sequence ATGATTGACTTGCGGGCGTGGGCAGAGTATGTGGTGGAGTGGGCTGCCAAGGACCCCTACGGTTTCCTGACCACTGTCATACTGGCTCTCACACCTCTCTTCATTGCCAGTGCGCTATTGTCGTGGAAACTGGCCAAGATGATTGAGGCGCGTGACCGGgaacagaagaaaaagcagaaacgTCAGGAAAACATAGCCAAGGCCAAGAGGGCCAAGAGAGACTGA